A window from Flavobacterium gyeonganense encodes these proteins:
- a CDS encoding DUF4142 domain-containing protein translates to MKKILLASKVVLGAGIVLLSLNSCKNEAKQEDPKEVAEDQNEAKFDSIDSKEDDSEFLVDAAEINLAEIEIGKLAQTKSTNPEVKKFGKMLVDEHTKSTADVKAIADKRNFSLPTSITEEGKDEYDKLNEKTGVDFDKKFADMMVDGHEKAIDKFTKASETANDAEIKAWASKNVVALTAHLQHAKQLKEALDKK, encoded by the coding sequence ATGAAAAAGATACTTTTAGCAAGCAAAGTAGTTTTAGGAGCAGGAATTGTTTTACTGAGTTTAAACTCCTGCAAAAATGAAGCAAAACAAGAAGACCCAAAAGAAGTTGCAGAGGATCAAAACGAAGCAAAATTTGACTCTATAGATTCTAAAGAAGATGATTCTGAATTTTTAGTTGATGCAGCAGAAATCAATCTGGCTGAAATTGAAATTGGAAAACTTGCCCAAACAAAAAGTACCAATCCTGAAGTTAAAAAATTTGGTAAAATGCTGGTTGATGAGCATACAAAATCAACTGCAGATGTTAAAGCCATCGCAGATAAGCGTAATTTTTCATTGCCAACTTCAATCACTGAAGAAGGTAAAGACGAATACGATAAACTTAACGAAAAAACAGGAGTTGATTTTGACAAGAAGTTTGCCGATATGATGGTTGACGGGCATGAAAAAGCAATTGATAAATTTACTAAAGCATCTGAAACTGCTAACGATGCGGAAATTAAAGCATGGGCTTCAAAAAATGTGGTTGCATTAACTGCACACCTACAGCATGCTAAACAGCTTAAAGAGGCTTTAGATAAAAAATAA
- a CDS encoding DNA-deoxyinosine glycosylase: protein MESFSFAPIAPTHATILILGTMPGTKSLEIQQYYGHPQNNFWRFMFEILNEDFSKDYETRKNLLIKNNIALWDVLQFCERIGSLDSAIKNEVTNDFEQFLKEHPNITTIFFNGQKAAAFFKKYVSLDNKYQLMTLPSTSPANASKTFESKLNEWKIISHSLKV, encoded by the coding sequence ATGGAAAGTTTTTCTTTTGCTCCTATCGCTCCAACTCATGCCACAATCTTAATTTTAGGAACAATGCCTGGTACAAAGTCATTGGAAATACAGCAATATTACGGTCATCCACAAAACAACTTCTGGCGTTTTATGTTTGAAATTTTAAATGAAGATTTTTCTAAAGATTATGAAACAAGGAAAAATCTTTTAATCAAAAACAACATCGCCTTATGGGACGTTCTGCAATTTTGTGAAAGAATAGGCAGTCTTGACAGTGCTATTAAAAATGAAGTAACAAATGATTTTGAGCAATTTTTAAAAGAACATCCAAACATTACAACCATCTTCTTCAATGGACAGAAAGCAGCTGCCTTTTTTAAAAAATATGTATCATTAGACAATAAGTATCAGCTAATGACGCTGCCCTCTACAAGTCCCGCTAACGCCAGTAAGACTTTTGAATCAAAACTGAATGAATGGAAAATCATTAGTCATTCCCTTAAAGTTTGA
- a CDS encoding helix-turn-helix domain-containing protein, with protein sequence MKIVTIHNDKIKNIFEELTQSLGGKIIFDSDEYGLEVNNNFAKGTIVGSSFGDAVSCLQFDMVFSEDVRICIGNPDISPVYFAYCSKGNLAHSFGMSGVERKLKKFQTAIVSSRQNEDNILFFEKNTNTKVTLIVVGTQNADSAENNFLNRKVKETFFEKNPSGNFFYVGSYNLKIAEKIEELNAVTETGIVRNLLKEGILKIILAMEIQQHSDDMNNCLKESGCLTLKEMEEIKKLSDLIKQSPEEPFTIKSLSKLSGLSPNKLQEGFKMIHDRTVNDFITHMRILKAEFLIKNSDLNISEIVYCIGFTSRSYFSKIFKQKFNCSPKEYKFSQNQLAITA encoded by the coding sequence ATGAAAATAGTAACTATACATAACGATAAAATTAAAAATATATTCGAAGAACTAACCCAAAGTTTAGGAGGTAAGATAATTTTTGATTCAGATGAATATGGTTTAGAAGTCAACAATAATTTTGCCAAAGGTACTATTGTAGGATCTTCTTTCGGCGATGCTGTTTCCTGTTTGCAATTTGATATGGTTTTTTCTGAAGATGTAAGAATCTGTATCGGAAATCCGGATATCTCTCCAGTATATTTCGCTTATTGTTCAAAGGGAAATTTAGCACATAGTTTTGGAATGTCCGGTGTTGAAAGAAAACTGAAAAAGTTTCAGACTGCTATAGTTTCATCCAGACAAAATGAAGATAATATTTTGTTTTTTGAAAAGAATACCAATACAAAAGTGACTTTAATCGTGGTCGGGACTCAAAATGCTGATTCTGCTGAAAATAATTTTTTGAATCGCAAAGTAAAGGAAACTTTTTTCGAAAAGAACCCTTCAGGTAATTTTTTCTATGTAGGTTCTTATAATTTAAAAATAGCCGAAAAAATCGAGGAGTTAAATGCCGTTACCGAAACCGGAATTGTTCGTAATCTATTAAAAGAAGGCATTCTGAAAATTATTCTGGCAATGGAAATCCAGCAGCATTCTGATGATATGAATAACTGCTTAAAAGAATCAGGCTGTCTGACACTAAAAGAGATGGAAGAAATAAAAAAACTTTCAGATCTTATAAAACAAAGTCCTGAAGAACCATTTACTATAAAATCGCTTAGTAAGCTGTCTGGCTTGTCACCTAATAAGTTACAGGAAGGTTTTAAAATGATTCATGACAGAACGGTAAATGATTTTATCACACACATGCGAATTTTAAAAGCCGAATTTTTAATTAAAAACTCCGACTTAAATATTTCTGAAATAGTGTATTGTATTGGTTTTACAAGCAGAAGTTATTTCTCTAAAATCTTCAAGCAAAAATTTAATTGTAGCCCAAAAGAATATAAATTCAGTCAAAATCAGCTGGCTATTACAGCATAG
- a CDS encoding serine hydrolase domain-containing protein yields MKKQFLFIVSFTTLFILSVNAQIDKNSALFITLKKQDSIFFEKVFNQCDLDYLKNHITADLKFYHDKSGFQNRSLFFENTQKYICSDSEKKPIRKIDTKSVEVFPLFNNSKLYGAIQKGIHHFYLREKSKEDIWTSTAKFTHVWILDNDNWKLSEILSYDHQNTVVETDKSSEILSYDNQKAVVETDKSSIEQLLKRNNVPALGIGIIESGKLSKIEVYGTLDKEKTAPYNTIFKVASLTKPIFTLTILKLIDKGLLDLDEPLYKYWIDPDIKNDERYKKLTPEIVLTHQTGFPNWRYLTPSNKLTFQFDPGTKYQYSGEGFEYLRTAVENKLGKSIEELAKELLFDPLKMSDTHFWWDREMDETRYSQNFNEKGEKLEIEKYYEANAAANLLTTIEDYGKFLEYMINGAGLTESLFQEMIKHQVKLKENDFFGLGWEILTDFSKDEFALLHTGKDPGVSTLAIWFPKSKNGYIIFLNGDNVNSIYEELLTRQLYLGNDLWNKR; encoded by the coding sequence ATGAAAAAACAATTCTTATTTATCGTATCCTTTACAACATTATTTATTTTAAGTGTCAATGCACAAATAGATAAAAATTCAGCCTTATTTATAACACTTAAAAAGCAGGATAGCATTTTCTTTGAAAAGGTATTTAATCAATGTGATTTGGATTATCTGAAAAATCACATTACGGCTGATTTAAAATTTTATCACGACAAAAGCGGGTTTCAAAATAGAAGCTTATTTTTTGAAAACACGCAAAAATACATTTGTTCAGATTCAGAAAAAAAACCAATCCGCAAGATAGATACAAAAAGTGTAGAAGTCTTTCCTCTATTTAACAACAGTAAATTATATGGGGCAATCCAAAAAGGAATTCATCACTTCTATTTAAGAGAAAAGAGTAAAGAAGATATATGGACTAGCACGGCAAAATTCACTCATGTATGGATTTTGGATAATGATAATTGGAAATTAAGCGAAATCCTGAGTTATGATCATCAAAACACAGTTGTTGAAACCGACAAGAGTAGTGAAATCCTGAGTTACGACAATCAAAAAGCAGTTGTTGAAACAGATAAGAGTAGTATTGAACAATTATTAAAACGAAATAATGTTCCTGCATTGGGAATTGGGATAATCGAAAGTGGAAAATTATCCAAAATTGAAGTTTATGGAACTTTAGACAAAGAAAAAACTGCACCCTATAATACCATCTTTAAAGTAGCATCTCTGACGAAGCCAATCTTTACGTTGACTATATTAAAACTAATTGATAAAGGATTACTGGATTTAGACGAGCCTTTATATAAATATTGGATTGATCCGGATATTAAAAATGACGAAAGATATAAAAAGCTGACACCAGAAATAGTTCTAACACACCAGACAGGTTTTCCAAATTGGCGTTATTTGACCCCATCAAATAAACTAACTTTTCAGTTTGATCCGGGAACAAAATATCAATATTCGGGTGAAGGTTTTGAATATTTGAGAACTGCCGTTGAAAATAAACTTGGTAAAAGTATAGAAGAACTTGCAAAAGAACTCTTATTTGACCCTTTAAAAATGTCAGATACTCATTTTTGGTGGGACAGGGAAATGGACGAAACAAGATATTCCCAAAACTTCAACGAGAAGGGAGAAAAATTAGAAATCGAAAAATACTATGAAGCAAATGCTGCGGCAAACCTTTTAACTACGATTGAAGATTATGGAAAATTTTTAGAGTATATGATCAATGGAGCCGGACTTACTGAAAGTTTGTTTCAGGAAATGATAAAACATCAGGTAAAACTTAAGGAAAATGATTTCTTCGGATTGGGTTGGGAAATTTTAACTGATTTCAGCAAGGATGAATTTGCTTTACTACATACTGGAAAAGACCCTGGTGTAAGCACATTAGCTATATGGTTTCCTAAATCAAAAAATGGCTATATAATTTTCCTGAATGGTGATAATGTGAATAGTATATATGAAGAATTATTGACCAGACAGCTTTATCTTGGAAATGATTTGTGGAATAAAAGATAG
- a CDS encoding helix-turn-helix domain-containing protein, translating into MSKLNKIREKFNLTQEELSAKSGISVRTIQRIESGNEPKGQTLKILAKTLGIQENELIQKQEIPNEINLTLLKLINLSSLLFTVIPPINIIIPLIIMLAKKQFNPLTKQIVSVQILWTVLSVILFMLSAFMKNWFSLGSKFMLIVMIVLVLSNAFIILRNTAEIDKKEKLFFRLNFNII; encoded by the coding sequence ATGTCAAAACTTAATAAAATTCGGGAAAAATTTAACCTGACTCAGGAAGAACTTTCTGCCAAATCCGGAATTTCAGTAAGGACCATACAACGTATTGAGTCAGGAAATGAGCCCAAAGGTCAAACACTTAAAATATTAGCGAAGACTTTAGGGATACAAGAAAATGAATTAATTCAAAAACAAGAAATTCCTAACGAAATTAACCTGACATTGCTTAAATTAATTAATTTATCTTCCTTACTTTTTACTGTAATCCCACCAATAAATATAATTATCCCTCTTATTATTATGCTTGCTAAAAAGCAATTTAACCCATTAACAAAGCAAATTGTTTCTGTCCAGATTTTATGGACGGTTCTTTCGGTTATCCTTTTTATGCTTTCAGCTTTTATGAAAAACTGGTTTTCATTAGGCAGTAAGTTTATGCTGATTGTTATGATTGTTTTAGTATTGTCTAATGCATTCATCATTCTCAGAAATACAGCCGAGATAGACAAAAAAGAAAAGCTATTTTTCCGTCTGAATTTCAATATTATATGA
- a CDS encoding NAD(P)/FAD-dependent oxidoreductase has product MKLRSTESFWPLKHAMNTSYPSLDSDIETEILIIGGGITGALIAYKLINEGKKVVVVDRRDIGNGSTAASTALLQYEIDVPLHELINLRGKECAVDSYNNGKKAIFDIRKIIDDVKSDCHFEFKKSIYFCSLKKDIPFLKNEFNARKEHGFDVNWLERWDLEKYGLNAIAAIESTTAAVMDPYRLAQDLYVYCEEKGMQIFDRTNIVSTENQKEKMIARTQNKYTIKANHIIHCSGYESTETLKEKVVNLKSTYVIASESIPGLSTAFKNCIFWDTSKPYLYFRSTPDNRIIMGGGDEDFKDPVKRDKFLPRKEKFLLHKFEKKFPKINFKIDYSWAGTFGETKDGLPYFGKPDPDVNEHYILGFGGNGITFSVMAMNSVLHSIKNKTNPDLEYYRFGR; this is encoded by the coding sequence ATGAAATTACGCTCAACAGAAAGTTTCTGGCCCTTGAAACATGCAATGAACACTAGTTATCCATCATTAGATTCTGATATTGAAACGGAAATTTTAATCATTGGAGGCGGGATTACCGGAGCCCTCATTGCCTATAAGCTTATTAATGAAGGAAAAAAAGTAGTTGTCGTTGACCGCCGTGACATTGGCAACGGAAGTACAGCAGCAAGTACTGCCCTGCTGCAATATGAAATTGACGTTCCGCTGCATGAACTCATTAATTTAAGGGGTAAAGAATGCGCTGTTGACAGTTATAACAACGGAAAAAAAGCCATCTTTGACATCCGAAAAATTATAGACGATGTAAAAAGCGACTGCCATTTTGAATTCAAAAAAAGCATTTATTTCTGCTCTTTAAAAAAAGATATTCCGTTTTTAAAAAATGAATTTAATGCCAGAAAAGAACATGGTTTTGATGTAAACTGGCTTGAAAGATGGGATCTGGAAAAATATGGGTTAAATGCTATTGCTGCTATAGAATCCACAACAGCTGCCGTGATGGACCCGTACAGACTTGCGCAAGATTTATATGTTTATTGCGAAGAAAAAGGAATGCAGATTTTTGACCGTACAAACATTGTTTCGACAGAAAATCAAAAAGAAAAAATGATTGCCCGAACGCAAAATAAATATACCATAAAAGCAAACCACATCATCCACTGCAGCGGTTACGAAAGCACCGAAACCCTTAAAGAGAAAGTGGTGAACTTAAAAAGCACTTATGTAATTGCATCTGAAAGCATACCAGGATTATCTACTGCATTTAAAAATTGTATCTTCTGGGATACATCAAAACCCTATCTCTATTTTAGGAGTACTCCTGACAATCGAATTATTATGGGCGGTGGAGATGAAGATTTTAAAGATCCCGTAAAACGTGACAAATTTCTGCCAAGAAAAGAAAAGTTTCTTTTACATAAATTCGAAAAAAAATTCCCGAAAATTAATTTCAAAATAGATTATTCATGGGCTGGTACTTTTGGAGAAACCAAAGACGGCCTGCCCTACTTTGGAAAACCAGATCCTGATGTAAACGAACACTACATTTTAGGATTTGGCGGTAACGGAATCACTTTTAGCGTTATGGCCATGAATTCTGTTTTGCATTCTATAAAAAACAAAACAAACCCGGATTTAGAATATTATCGATTTGGAAGATGA
- a CDS encoding AsmA-like C-terminal region-containing protein has translation MRADLITRINTNALSFILQKNELKINKLPLKFTGLFTILRDGYKINIKAASEDTTVKDLLSVMPPEYLTWLEETKISGKSDLIFTFKGNYNVSKKQKPDLAFNLKVNEGAIDYQNAPAPLTDFQMNVNAIMPSLDMEKLLVNLNTFRFKVGEKDYFTAYLRSKGFTEMDVDASVKGALDLATVDAAIGLSSLELKGILKTNIQAKGKFSTSKKLFPKTIGGISLRNGWLKTDSYPNPITNITFVANTLNKAGTYKDLIIAVAPASFVFEGNPVYVNAALSDFSDLAYNAKIKGELNVGNIYKVFSKKGMDVSGYAKADLSLQGKQSYATNGQYDKLNNKGTIILKNIKATSELFPKAFFIKQGNFRFQNEKMWFEKFYATYGKSDFDINGYLLNTINYFLESRGTLSGNFNMKSKLINVDQFMALKKGENTDRKLEVEYAKEDHPKMSGVVIIPENLDVSLTANADKVEYNGLVFNDLKGKTGVSKGNFYLQNAVFNIIDCALVVDASYTDESPTAARFDAHFRAKDFSVQRAYKEIPMFHEMVTAAEKAHGIISVDYKVKGDLDGNMSPIYESLEGGGTLNLRDVKIKGLKLFDGISSKTGQDGLNNPDMKGIEIKSKIDKNLIHLEPFTFSVASFRPTVKGTTSFNGLLDLRMRLGLPPFGIVGFPITITGTHEEPKIKIFSKTGKEILGAVYNEKSNTVIKKEKVK, from the coding sequence TTGCGTGCCGATTTAATTACACGAATAAATACAAATGCACTTTCATTCATCCTTCAGAAAAATGAATTAAAAATCAATAAACTGCCTTTAAAGTTCACCGGTTTATTTACTATTTTAAGAGATGGATACAAAATCAATATTAAAGCTGCTTCAGAGGATACTACTGTAAAAGATTTATTATCTGTAATGCCTCCGGAATATTTAACATGGCTTGAAGAAACCAAAATTTCTGGCAAAAGTGATTTGATTTTTACTTTTAAAGGCAATTATAATGTATCCAAAAAGCAAAAGCCGGACTTGGCTTTTAATCTAAAAGTTAATGAAGGCGCCATCGATTATCAGAATGCCCCTGCCCCATTGACAGATTTTCAAATGAATGTGAATGCTATTATGCCTTCACTGGATATGGAGAAACTTTTAGTGAATCTAAATACATTCAGGTTTAAAGTGGGCGAAAAAGATTATTTCACTGCTTATTTACGAAGCAAAGGTTTTACCGAAATGGATGTAGATGCAAGCGTAAAAGGCGCATTGGATCTGGCAACTGTAGATGCTGCTATAGGCTTAAGCAGTTTAGAACTCAAAGGAATTTTAAAAACCAATATTCAGGCAAAAGGCAAATTCAGTACTTCAAAAAAATTATTCCCAAAAACCATTGGCGGAATTTCATTACGCAATGGCTGGCTTAAAACAGATTCGTATCCTAACCCAATCACCAATATCACTTTTGTAGCCAATACACTTAATAAAGCTGGCACCTACAAAGATTTGATAATAGCTGTGGCGCCTGCCTCTTTTGTGTTTGAAGGCAATCCGGTTTATGTAAATGCAGCACTTTCAGATTTTAGTGATCTGGCTTATAATGCAAAAATCAAGGGAGAACTCAACGTGGGGAATATTTACAAGGTATTCTCGAAAAAAGGAATGGATGTTTCCGGCTATGCCAAAGCAGACCTTTCACTTCAGGGAAAACAAAGTTATGCTACAAACGGACAGTATGATAAACTGAATAATAAAGGAACTATTATACTAAAAAATATCAAGGCAACATCAGAACTTTTTCCGAAGGCATTTTTTATCAAACAGGGCAACTTCAGGTTTCAGAATGAAAAAATGTGGTTCGAGAAGTTCTACGCTACTTATGGAAAATCCGATTTCGATATCAACGGATACCTTTTGAATACAATCAATTATTTCCTGGAATCACGCGGAACACTAAGCGGTAATTTCAATATGAAATCGAAACTGATCAATGTAGATCAATTTATGGCTTTGAAAAAAGGCGAAAACACAGACCGGAAATTAGAAGTAGAATATGCAAAAGAAGATCATCCAAAAATGAGCGGAGTAGTTATTATACCCGAAAATTTAGATGTCAGCCTTACCGCAAATGCAGATAAAGTCGAATATAACGGTCTTGTCTTTAACGATCTTAAAGGAAAAACAGGTGTCTCTAAAGGCAATTTCTATTTGCAAAATGCCGTATTTAATATTATTGATTGTGCGCTGGTGGTTGATGCATCATACACAGATGAATCTCCTACTGCAGCTCGTTTTGATGCACATTTTCGTGCAAAAGATTTCAGTGTTCAAAGAGCTTATAAAGAAATCCCGATGTTTCATGAGATGGTTACTGCCGCCGAAAAAGCGCATGGAATTATCTCTGTAGATTATAAAGTTAAAGGCGATCTGGACGGAAATATGAGTCCTATATACGAATCTCTTGAAGGAGGCGGTACGCTGAATCTGCGCGATGTAAAAATCAAAGGCCTTAAATTATTTGACGGAATAAGTTCTAAAACCGGTCAGGATGGGCTAAACAATCCTGATATGAAAGGTATCGAAATCAAATCAAAAATTGATAAGAATCTCATTCACCTTGAACCATTTACTTTCAGTGTAGCCAGTTTTAGACCCACTGTAAAAGGAACAACCAGCTTTAACGGATTACTGGACTTAAGAATGCGATTGGGGCTTCCGCCATTTGGGATTGTTGGTTTTCCAATAACCATTACCGGTACTCATGAAGAGCCGAAAATAAAAATATTCAGCAAAACAGGAAAAGAAATACTTGGTGCTGTTTATAACGAAAAAAGCAATACAGTAATAAAGAAAGAAAAAGTGAAGTAA
- a CDS encoding AsmA family protein, producing MNSNFKHIAFKTAKISGIVIASILLLLFLIPLLFPGTVASEVKKIANERLDSKMEFSKSHFSFFTHFPSLTVSLDDLSLTGSAPFKNDTLLKAEQVSFGINIKRLLFDNEVKINELYVSKADINVMVNQKGEANYNIYIAPKDVKKDKNAPEEGTAIRLERIDFKDCHIKYNDRSAKILVDAKGFNYVGKGNLSEDIFDLNTDAKIDNVDFYYDRTAYLRKKRIACRFNYTNKYKCTFIHPSEK from the coding sequence ATGAATTCCAACTTCAAACATATTGCCTTTAAAACAGCAAAAATTTCAGGAATAGTAATAGCAAGTATTTTGCTGTTACTTTTTTTGATTCCGTTGCTTTTCCCGGGAACTGTTGCTTCTGAAGTAAAAAAAATTGCCAATGAAAGATTAGACAGTAAAATGGAGTTTTCAAAATCTCATTTTTCATTCTTTACACACTTTCCTTCACTCACAGTTTCACTTGACGATTTATCCCTTACAGGCTCTGCACCTTTCAAAAATGACACTTTGCTGAAAGCTGAACAGGTTTCTTTTGGAATAAATATTAAAAGATTATTATTCGACAATGAAGTAAAAATTAATGAATTATATGTTTCAAAAGCAGATATAAATGTGATGGTAAACCAAAAAGGAGAAGCCAATTATAACATTTATATTGCTCCAAAAGATGTGAAAAAGGATAAAAATGCTCCTGAAGAAGGAACTGCAATTCGCCTGGAACGTATTGATTTTAAAGATTGTCATATCAAATACAACGACCGCTCGGCTAAAATTCTGGTTGATGCAAAAGGTTTCAATTATGTTGGAAAAGGGAACTTAAGCGAAGATATTTTCGACCTCAATACGGATGCAAAAATTGATAACGTAGATTTTTATTACGACCGAACAGCTTATCTCCGAAAAAAAAGAATTGCGTGCCGATTTAATTACACGAATAAATACAAATGCACTTTCATTCATCCTTCAGAAAAATGA
- a CDS encoding MlaD family protein translates to MKKQSGYTWKLGMFVTIGLLLFILAVYFIGKQKNLFGSTFRITSSFKTVSGLEVGNNVRFSGINIGTIDEIQLVNDSTVVVGMVIKDDVREFIKTDARASIGSDGLMGDKVLTISPGVKSQTAIENNGQIASVSSVEMSDIMKTVKKSMDNVSVISEELAIFSHSMNNGNGALSKLISDPGMANAMDKTLNNLEKGTKGFSENMEAAKSNFLLRGYFKKKEKEKEEKLEEAKEKKEEQQEKAEKEKEEKLKEEKKKAEEAAKKAEENKKKNK, encoded by the coding sequence ATGAAGAAGCAATCTGGATATACCTGGAAATTAGGAATGTTTGTAACAATAGGTTTACTGCTTTTTATACTGGCAGTTTACTTTATCGGAAAACAAAAAAATCTTTTTGGATCTACATTCCGAATTACATCTAGTTTTAAAACTGTAAGCGGATTGGAGGTTGGTAATAATGTACGATTTTCCGGAATCAATATTGGGACTATAGACGAAATTCAGCTGGTGAATGATTCCACCGTTGTAGTAGGAATGGTCATTAAAGATGATGTCCGCGAATTTATTAAAACAGATGCAAGGGCAAGTATTGGATCTGACGGACTGATGGGTGATAAAGTACTTACCATATCTCCGGGAGTAAAGTCGCAGACAGCAATTGAAAATAATGGTCAAATTGCCTCAGTCAGCAGTGTAGAAATGAGCGACATTATGAAAACCGTCAAAAAAAGCATGGATAATGTAAGCGTAATTTCCGAAGAACTGGCGATTTTTAGTCATAGTATGAACAATGGTAACGGAGCTCTGTCAAAATTAATTAGCGATCCGGGAATGGCAAACGCTATGGATAAAACCCTTAACAATCTTGAAAAAGGAACGAAAGGTTTCAGTGAAAATATGGAAGCTGCCAAAAGCAACTTTCTGCTAAGAGGTTACTTTAAGAAAAAAGAAAAAGAGAAGGAAGAAAAACTGGAAGAAGCAAAAGAAAAAAAGGAAGAACAGCAGGAAAAAGCGGAGAAAGAAAAGGAAGAAAAATTGAAAGAAGAAAAGAAAAAAGCAGAGGAAGCAGCTAAAAAAGCTGAAGAGAACAAAAAAAAGAATAAATAA